One window of Phoenix dactylifera cultivar Barhee BC4 chromosome 5, palm_55x_up_171113_PBpolish2nd_filt_p, whole genome shotgun sequence genomic DNA carries:
- the LOC103702786 gene encoding protein GRAVITROPIC IN THE LIGHT 1-like isoform X1, which produces MTPGDHSGEELVVQASLSLLFLSAEIPWNSCSYREVMLRTGPKEMQNHDNNNQKVYPQPMDESVNQNKDSMEALVSKIFNNISSLKAAYIQLQEAHTPYDPDKIQAADKLVIEELMKLSELKHSYRDKNHHKLTSATPQDSRLVAEIQEQQSLLKTYEVMVKKFQSQIQTRDSEVVQLQQQIQESTQRKMKLEKKLKQRGLLSKEPEDSEEENNYFSVELTPNLFSSAVDTAYKSIHDFSKPLINMMKAAGWDLDAAANAIEPAVVYARRSHKKYAFESHICQRMFSGFHEESFSVEAGNLAISNEGFFHQFLAVRAMDPLDILSQNPDSVFGKFCRMKYLMVVHPKMEGSFFGNLDQRNYVMSGGHPRTPFYQAFLKLAKSIWTLHRLAYSFDPKVRVFQVRNGSEFSEVHMESVVKNIILGEGDQRPKVGLMVMPGFMIGGSVIQSQVYLSGVECAE; this is translated from the exons ATGACGCCGGGTGATCATAGTGGGGAGGAGCTGGTTGTGCAAGCATCTTTGTCACTATTGTTTCTTTCTGCAG AAATTCCCTGGAACAGCTGCTCCTACAGGGAAGTTATGCTAAGAACAGGACCCAAGGAAATGCAGAACCACGATAACAACAATCAGAAGGTTTATCCTCAACCAATGGATGAGAGTGTGAATCAGAATAAGGACTCCATGGAGGCCCTCGTATCAAAGATTTTTAATAACATTTCCTCCCTGAAAGCAGCATATATTCAACTCCAGGAAGCTCATACTCCCTATGATCCAGACAAGATTCAAGCTGCTGATAAGCTTGTTATAGAGGAGCTCATGAAGCTGTCTGAACTCAAGCATTCCTATAGGGATAAAAACCACCACAAGCTCACATCAGCAACACCACAAGATTCACGTCTAGTTGCGGAAATACAAGAGCAGCAAAGCCTGTTAAAAACTTATGAGGTCATGGTAAAAAAATTTCAGTCACAGATTCAGACGAGAGACTCCGAGGTTGTTCAATTGCAGCAACAAATTCAGGAGTCAACTCAGAGAAAGATGAAACTTGAGAAGAAACTCAAGCAGAGGGGTTTGCTTTCCAAGGAACCTGAGGACTCTGAAGAAGAAAATAACTACTTCTCTGTTGAATTGACCCCAAACTTGTTCTCTTCTGCTGTAGATACTGCATACAAATCCATTCATGATTTCTCAAAGCCTTTAATTAACATGATGAAAGCAGCAGGGTGGGACCTTGATGCAGCAGCCAATGCAATTGAACCAGCAGTTGTCTATGCAAGAAGGTCACACAAAAAGTACGCATTTGAGTCTCATATTTGCCAGAGAATGTTCAGTGGATTCCATGAAGAGAGTTTCTCTGTTGAGGCAGGCAATCTTGCAATTTCTAATGAGGGTTTCTTCCATCAATTTCTTGCTGTAAGAGCCATGGATCCATTGGATATATTGAGCCAAAACCCAGATTCAGTTTTTGGAAAATTTTGCAGGATGAAGTACTTGATGGTTGTGCACCCGAAGATGGAGGGATCTTTCTTTGGTAATCTGGATCAGAGGAACTATGTGATGAGTGGTGGGCATCCTAGGACACCTTTCTACCAGGCATTTCTGAAGTTAGCAAAGTCAATTTGGACATTGCACAGATTGGCATATTCCTTTGATCCCAAAGTTAGGGTTTTTCAGGTGAGAAATGGGAGTGAGTTCTCGGAGGTTCATATGGAAAGTGTggtgaaaaacattattttgggcGAGGGAGATCAAAGACCTAAAGTTGGGCTTATGGTGATGCCAGGTTTTATGATTGGGGGGAGTGTTATACAGTCCCAGGTGTACCTTTCAGGTGTTGAGTGTGCTGAATGA
- the LOC103702786 gene encoding protein GRAVITROPIC IN THE LIGHT 1-like isoform X2, which produces MLRTGPKEMQNHDNNNQKVYPQPMDESVNQNKDSMEALVSKIFNNISSLKAAYIQLQEAHTPYDPDKIQAADKLVIEELMKLSELKHSYRDKNHHKLTSATPQDSRLVAEIQEQQSLLKTYEVMVKKFQSQIQTRDSEVVQLQQQIQESTQRKMKLEKKLKQRGLLSKEPEDSEEENNYFSVELTPNLFSSAVDTAYKSIHDFSKPLINMMKAAGWDLDAAANAIEPAVVYARRSHKKYAFESHICQRMFSGFHEESFSVEAGNLAISNEGFFHQFLAVRAMDPLDILSQNPDSVFGKFCRMKYLMVVHPKMEGSFFGNLDQRNYVMSGGHPRTPFYQAFLKLAKSIWTLHRLAYSFDPKVRVFQVRNGSEFSEVHMESVVKNIILGEGDQRPKVGLMVMPGFMIGGSVIQSQVYLSGVECAE; this is translated from the coding sequence ATGCTAAGAACAGGACCCAAGGAAATGCAGAACCACGATAACAACAATCAGAAGGTTTATCCTCAACCAATGGATGAGAGTGTGAATCAGAATAAGGACTCCATGGAGGCCCTCGTATCAAAGATTTTTAATAACATTTCCTCCCTGAAAGCAGCATATATTCAACTCCAGGAAGCTCATACTCCCTATGATCCAGACAAGATTCAAGCTGCTGATAAGCTTGTTATAGAGGAGCTCATGAAGCTGTCTGAACTCAAGCATTCCTATAGGGATAAAAACCACCACAAGCTCACATCAGCAACACCACAAGATTCACGTCTAGTTGCGGAAATACAAGAGCAGCAAAGCCTGTTAAAAACTTATGAGGTCATGGTAAAAAAATTTCAGTCACAGATTCAGACGAGAGACTCCGAGGTTGTTCAATTGCAGCAACAAATTCAGGAGTCAACTCAGAGAAAGATGAAACTTGAGAAGAAACTCAAGCAGAGGGGTTTGCTTTCCAAGGAACCTGAGGACTCTGAAGAAGAAAATAACTACTTCTCTGTTGAATTGACCCCAAACTTGTTCTCTTCTGCTGTAGATACTGCATACAAATCCATTCATGATTTCTCAAAGCCTTTAATTAACATGATGAAAGCAGCAGGGTGGGACCTTGATGCAGCAGCCAATGCAATTGAACCAGCAGTTGTCTATGCAAGAAGGTCACACAAAAAGTACGCATTTGAGTCTCATATTTGCCAGAGAATGTTCAGTGGATTCCATGAAGAGAGTTTCTCTGTTGAGGCAGGCAATCTTGCAATTTCTAATGAGGGTTTCTTCCATCAATTTCTTGCTGTAAGAGCCATGGATCCATTGGATATATTGAGCCAAAACCCAGATTCAGTTTTTGGAAAATTTTGCAGGATGAAGTACTTGATGGTTGTGCACCCGAAGATGGAGGGATCTTTCTTTGGTAATCTGGATCAGAGGAACTATGTGATGAGTGGTGGGCATCCTAGGACACCTTTCTACCAGGCATTTCTGAAGTTAGCAAAGTCAATTTGGACATTGCACAGATTGGCATATTCCTTTGATCCCAAAGTTAGGGTTTTTCAGGTGAGAAATGGGAGTGAGTTCTCGGAGGTTCATATGGAAAGTGTggtgaaaaacattattttgggcGAGGGAGATCAAAGACCTAAAGTTGGGCTTATGGTGATGCCAGGTTTTATGATTGGGGGGAGTGTTATACAGTCCCAGGTGTACCTTTCAGGTGTTGAGTGTGCTGAATGA